GACTTTCTGTAATTTCTTAGACATTTCACAGTTGAGTATATTATTACACCTCCagcaaagaaataaatcaaatccACAATATATACAAGTTATTCTCATGGcatactttttttctgaagaaaatgtagaaaattctGATTGAACCATTGAAGTCTATTACTTTTAGCCCATTCTTGTCAGTGTCCCACACTCCAATGTAATTTAGCAATGCTTTTTGTACTGTTAACCCCAATACCATTTGTTAAGATCATGAAAAGCTTGGtatcctctctttctttgtaaGTAACTACACGTTCTGCAGGCGTGTTCTCTGCCAAACCAAGacattttaactttaaacttgTTTGTCCAGTCAAAGTATTTCATATATTCAGAATTATTCTGGTCAAGATAAAGAAGCCTCTTTGCTAGCTCCTGTGCAGTGGAAAAGTCGTCGACATGAATGAAAGAATCAGCTGGGATATGATCCTCATAATTTTGTCTTGAAGACCCCAGAACTACTGGTACACTTCCTAGCCTCATAGGCCTGTATAGCTTCTCTGTAATGTAGTCTTTGTAAACAGAGTTTTCAAAGGAGAGATAGAATTTACAACTAGGTACTATCTTCAAATAGTCTTCATCACTTAGAGTTTGGCCAAAAGCCTTCCCATAAGAATTAATCTGGATATgttttttcagttcattgtaGAATTGAACTCTTTTGGACCGCTCATTCCAGTTGCTCACAATCCAGCAGACCAACTTGTTTTTTGCTGGCAGTTCAAATCTCTTGTCTGCAGATGTTAGTGGCACCAAATGCCCATAAGGCACAGGAATGTTTGAATCGAGGCGATAATTGCACGTCAAGTTGAATAGGTGATTGAGTTTAGGGATTGGAGCTGAGTTTGCAGGTGACTCCATATTAAACCACACCC
The nucleotide sequence above comes from Toxotes jaculatrix isolate fToxJac2 chromosome 22, fToxJac2.pri, whole genome shotgun sequence. Encoded proteins:
- the LOC121176236 gene encoding 4-galactosyl-N-acetylglucosaminide 3-alpha-L-fucosyltransferase 9-like — its product is MSSSGCQKNFLRQFAFSCVAVLFFIILFFTYYKLEIKFPSLSSFMQKDSHSCPIVLCAGEAQTQDSIPNCSLEHNINPPHNDTQKSQAAAVDAETDTVLLIWMWPFGHKYDLSCSAFDITRCHLTDDKSLYHVAHGVLFHHRDMNGNLQHLPKAPRPWFQKWVWFNMESPANSAPIPKLNHLFNLTCNYRLDSNIPVPYGHLVPLTSADKRFELPAKNKLVCWIVSNWNERSKRVQFYNELKKHIQINSYGKAFGQTLSDEDYLKIVPSCKFYLSFENSVYKDYITEKLYRPMRLGSVPVVLGSSRQNYEDHIPADSFIHVDDFSTAQELAKRLLYLDQNNSEYMKYFDWTNKFKVKMSWFGREHACRTCSYLQRKRGYQAFHDLNKWYWG